In one Brevibacillus choshinensis genomic region, the following are encoded:
- a CDS encoding phosphoribosyltransferase family protein yields the protein MEKTYTLEVAGVTRELPIMPIAEDLSIASFVILGDAELVAAAAPLLVEKLPEVDVLITAEAKGIPLVYEVARLLKLKKYYVARKSIKPYMESPLVNEVVSITTQKAQVLCLDGADAKEIAGKRVAIIDDVISTGKSLQAIEDLVVQAGGNVVARAAILAEGNAAERTDILFLQELPLFPHK from the coding sequence GCCAATCATGCCGATCGCGGAAGATCTGAGCATTGCTAGCTTTGTCATTCTCGGTGATGCAGAGCTGGTTGCGGCAGCGGCACCTCTTCTCGTAGAGAAGCTTCCTGAAGTGGACGTGCTGATTACTGCGGAGGCAAAAGGAATTCCCCTCGTCTATGAGGTAGCCCGTCTGCTGAAATTGAAAAAGTACTATGTAGCACGAAAAAGCATCAAGCCTTACATGGAATCCCCGTTGGTGAACGAAGTGGTTTCTATCACGACACAAAAAGCACAGGTCTTGTGCCTCGATGGGGCCGATGCCAAGGAAATCGCGGGAAAACGTGTCGCGATTATCGATGATGTAATCAGTACCGGTAAATCGTTGCAGGCCATCGAAGATTTGGTCGTTCAAGCGGGTGGCAACGTCGTGGCGAGAGCAGCGATCCTCGCAGAAGGAAATGCCGCTGAGCGCACAGATATCCTGTTTCTGCAGGAGCTACCACTGTTTCCACACAAGTAA